Proteins from a genomic interval of Deltaproteobacteria bacterium:
- a CDS encoding ABC transporter permease codes for MTTYILRRLVQTLVVIILLSYVCFYLMTLMPGDPVELMIQSNPKITSEDIARLRNLYGLDQPAYQRYFNWVKTIAAGDLGYSRTYRVPVEELMGPRLWNTFYLSFLSLALSILIAIPMGIYSALKPGSKLDYVVNFFSFGGISIPSFWLGLMLIIIFAVQLGVLPAGGTETIGADTSNLWAVLKDRMFYLILPTLSLSVQQIGGFVRFVRSSMMEAMRNDFIRTAKAKGLERGIVIWRHGFRNALIPLITIIALSFSGLFSGAILTETVFAYQGVGKLVYDSIMANDYNVAMISFIISVSMVLLMNLLADILYGFADPRISYT; via the coding sequence GTGACGACATATATTTTAAGAAGATTAGTTCAAACTTTGGTCGTCATTATTTTACTTTCTTATGTTTGCTTTTACTTAATGACTTTAATGCCTGGGGATCCCGTTGAATTGATGATTCAATCCAATCCAAAAATCACCTCGGAAGATATCGCTAGGTTGCGAAATCTTTATGGACTGGATCAACCAGCTTATCAAAGATATTTTAATTGGGTTAAGACTATCGCAGCTGGAGACCTTGGGTACAGCCGCACTTACCGTGTTCCAGTGGAAGAGCTCATGGGTCCCCGCCTTTGGAATACCTTTTATCTTTCTTTTCTTTCCTTGGCCTTATCAATTCTGATTGCTATTCCCATGGGGATTTATTCGGCGCTGAAGCCTGGAAGTAAATTAGATTATGTGGTCAATTTCTTTTCCTTTGGAGGGATTTCTATTCCTTCCTTCTGGTTAGGGCTTATGCTGATCATTATCTTTGCTGTTCAATTGGGTGTCTTGCCAGCTGGCGGAACTGAAACCATTGGTGCCGATACCTCGAATCTGTGGGCGGTTCTTAAGGACCGCATGTTTTACTTGATTTTACCAACTCTTTCCTTAAGCGTGCAGCAGATTGGTGGCTTTGTTCGTTTTGTTAGGTCCTCCATGATGGAGGCCATGAGGAATGACTTTATCAGAACCGCTAAGGCCAAGGGTCTAGAGAGAGGCATTGTGATTTGGCGCCATGGCTTTCGCAACGCCCTCATTCCTTTAATTACGATTATTGCCTTAAGTTTTTCTGGCTTGTTTTCTGGAGCTATTTTAACTGAGACTGTGTTTGCCTATCAAGGCGTTGGTAAACTTGTTTACGATTCTATTATGGCTAATGATTATAACGTTGCTATGATCTCCTTTATCATATCGGTGAGCATGGTATTATTAATGAATTTACTGGCGGATATACTATATGGATTTGCAGACCCAAGAATTTCCTACACCTAA